A portion of the Actomonas aquatica genome contains these proteins:
- a CDS encoding arabinan endo-1,5-alpha-L-arabinosidase: protein MTHGRFLRRGLPLLASLLAAFGAARAEADSTPTEATLPQLFIHDPVIARDGGTYYLYSTGPGITFYSSPDRINWTCEGRVFPGEPAWAADAAPRFNGHLWAPDIVEHDGRFYLYYSVSAFAANTSAIGVTVNTTLDPDSPDYEWRDQGIVVQSVPNRDLWNAIDSAVVWDDDGTPWLSFGSFWGGLKLVQLNPDLVSLAEPQEWHTIAKRERAPFTPDAEPGHAALEAPFLFHHDGYYYLFLSWDFCCRGSNSTYKMMVGRATDVRGPYLDREGVDLAAGGGSLIMDGTAAFPGVGHNAVYTWDGEDYMVFHAYEAANNGRQTLKIAPITWDDEGWPVVDPTVLDTFRSRLLNPAEARAIITP, encoded by the coding sequence ATGACACACGGCAGGTTTTTGCGGCGCGGTCTTCCGCTGCTGGCCTCTCTGCTCGCAGCGTTCGGCGCGGCGCGCGCCGAGGCGGACTCGACCCCGACCGAGGCGACCCTTCCCCAGCTCTTCATTCATGACCCGGTCATCGCCCGCGACGGCGGCACCTACTACCTCTACAGCACGGGGCCGGGCATCACGTTTTACTCCTCGCCGGATCGCATCAACTGGACCTGCGAGGGCCGCGTGTTTCCGGGTGAACCGGCCTGGGCCGCCGACGCCGCGCCGCGCTTCAACGGCCATCTCTGGGCGCCCGACATCGTCGAGCACGACGGCCGGTTTTACCTCTACTACTCGGTCTCCGCCTTTGCCGCCAACACCTCGGCCATCGGCGTCACGGTCAACACCACGCTCGATCCCGACTCGCCCGACTACGAGTGGCGCGACCAAGGCATCGTGGTGCAGTCGGTCCCCAACCGCGACCTGTGGAACGCCATCGATTCCGCCGTCGTCTGGGACGACGACGGCACGCCTTGGCTGAGCTTCGGCTCCTTCTGGGGTGGCCTCAAACTCGTGCAACTCAACCCCGACCTCGTGTCGCTGGCTGAGCCGCAGGAATGGCACACGATCGCCAAACGCGAACGCGCGCCCTTCACGCCCGACGCCGAGCCGGGCCACGCCGCGCTGGAGGCGCCGTTCCTTTTCCACCACGACGGCTATTATTACCTCTTTCTCTCCTGGGACTTCTGCTGCCGCGGCAGCAACAGCACCTACAAGATGATGGTCGGCCGCGCCACCGATGTGCGTGGCCCTTACCTCGATCGCGAGGGCGTCGACCTCGCCGCCGGCGGCGGTTCGCTCATCATGGACGGCACGGCCGCTTTCCCCGGCGTAGGCCACAACGCGGTCTACACCTGGGACGGCGAAGACTACATGGTTTTCCACGCCTACGAGGCCGCCAACAACGGCCGCCAAACCCTCAAGATTGCCCCCATCACGTGGGACGACGAGGGCTGGCCCGTGGTTGATCCCACCGTCCTCGACACCTTCCGCAGCCGCCTGCTCAATCCGGCCGAGGCTCGAGCCATCATCACCCCATGA
- a CDS encoding serine/threonine protein kinase has protein sequence MPPPPPSEQEEELFDQARKLPDATSRTRFLTEACGEDTAMRERLEDMLATALEAESFFTETRRAMPHLTTLHGGVGTGAGAGVADTRNGVNTVPVPGEEAVGSRIGRYKLLEKIGEGGCGVVFRAEQEEPVRRQVALKIIKLGMETRSVIGRFEAERQALAMMDHPNIAHVFDAGATDRGSPYFVMELVSGRRITRFCDDERLDLRQRLELFVHICQAIQHAHQKGIIHRDIKPSNIVVSRLDGAPVPKVIDFGIAKATEISLTDKILLTMHMSFVGTPAYMSPEQAAMGGVDIDTRSDIYSLGVLLYELVTGHTPFDAKELADAGLDEMRRILREREPLRPSQRLAALPLAEQLEEANKRNTDPASLFADVRSDLDWIVIKALEKDRSHRYETANSLAMDVQRHLADEPVLARPPSPFYKFQKLVRRNRVAFAAGTAVALALMIGFGTSTWLFFRELEARHRAVAAEQQQVRLREEAEMRERLTQAALLVSQQRFAEADALLDNVQLDQPTVEGSAVYRAIGEWHALNQRWAEAVDRFSTLVTLNQLEGIDVTSLDYLELGPTIVELGDAAAFDAFRRNAIERFADSPGPFADRVLKITLLIPADPATLRALEPYAAATHANAREAAADGDSFRRAWNAIGLMLWDYRHGRYDAALEWGRVCLDAPDDNAPRDATAHAIMALAAQHAGDAAAARNHLEAAREITALKHRAPSDRGTPVQGFWFDWSFARILIREASGLIEG, from the coding sequence ATGCCCCCGCCGCCGCCATCGGAACAGGAAGAGGAACTCTTCGATCAGGCCCGCAAGTTGCCCGATGCGACCAGCCGCACGCGTTTTCTCACCGAAGCCTGCGGCGAAGACACGGCCATGCGCGAGCGCCTCGAAGACATGCTCGCGACGGCGCTGGAGGCGGAGTCGTTTTTCACCGAAACCCGCCGCGCCATGCCGCACCTCACCACGCTGCACGGCGGCGTGGGCACGGGTGCAGGCGCGGGCGTCGCCGACACGCGCAATGGCGTCAACACGGTGCCGGTTCCAGGCGAGGAGGCGGTGGGCAGTCGCATCGGTCGCTACAAGCTGCTGGAGAAAATCGGCGAGGGCGGCTGCGGCGTGGTGTTTCGGGCCGAGCAGGAGGAGCCGGTGCGCCGGCAAGTGGCGTTGAAGATCATCAAACTCGGCATGGAAACGCGCAGTGTGATCGGGCGTTTCGAGGCCGAGCGGCAGGCGCTCGCGATGATGGATCATCCCAACATCGCCCACGTGTTTGATGCCGGCGCGACCGATCGCGGTTCACCCTACTTCGTGATGGAGCTGGTGAGCGGGCGGCGCATCACGCGCTTCTGCGACGACGAGCGACTCGACCTGCGGCAACGCCTGGAGCTGTTCGTGCACATTTGTCAGGCGATCCAGCACGCCCACCAAAAGGGTATCATCCATCGCGACATCAAACCCTCCAACATCGTCGTGTCGCGGCTCGATGGCGCGCCCGTGCCCAAGGTCATCGACTTCGGCATCGCCAAGGCCACCGAGATCTCCCTCACCGACAAAATCCTGCTCACGATGCACATGTCCTTCGTGGGCACGCCCGCCTACATGAGTCCCGAGCAGGCGGCCATGGGCGGGGTCGACATCGATACGCGCAGCGACATCTACAGCCTCGGCGTGCTGCTCTACGAACTCGTCACCGGCCACACGCCCTTCGACGCCAAGGAGCTGGCCGATGCCGGCCTCGACGAGATGCGTCGCATCCTGCGCGAACGCGAACCCCTGCGCCCCTCCCAACGCCTCGCCGCGCTGCCGCTGGCGGAGCAGTTGGAGGAGGCCAACAAGCGCAACACCGACCCCGCCAGCCTCTTCGCCGACGTGCGCTCCGACCTCGATTGGATCGTCATCAAGGCGCTCGAGAAAGACCGCAGTCACCGCTACGAAACGGCCAACAGTCTGGCCATGGACGTGCAACGCCACCTCGCCGACGAGCCGGTCCTGGCGCGTCCGCCGAGCCCCTTCTACAAGTTCCAAAAACTGGTGCGGCGCAACCGCGTGGCCTTCGCCGCCGGCACCGCCGTGGCGCTGGCGCTGATGATCGGCTTCGGCACCTCGACTTGGCTCTTCTTTCGCGAACTCGAAGCCCGCCACCGCGCCGTCGCCGCCGAGCAGCAGCAGGTGCGTTTGCGCGAGGAGGCCGAGATGCGCGAACGCCTCACGCAGGCGGCGCTCCTGGTGAGCCAACAACGGTTCGCCGAAGCCGACGCCCTGCTCGACAACGTGCAACTCGACCAACCCACCGTGGAGGGTTCGGCCGTGTATCGCGCCATCGGCGAATGGCACGCGCTCAACCAACGTTGGGCCGAAGCCGTGGATCGTTTCTCCACTCTCGTCACCCTCAACCAGCTCGAGGGCATCGACGTTACCTCGCTCGATTATCTCGAACTCGGCCCCACCATCGTGGAGCTCGGTGACGCGGCGGCCTTTGACGCCTTTCGCCGCAACGCCATCGAACGTTTCGCCGACTCGCCCGGGCCGTTCGCCGACCGCGTGTTGAAGATCACCCTGCTGATCCCGGCCGATCCCGCGACCCTGCGCGCCCTCGAACCCTACGCCGCCGCCACTCACGCCAACGCCCGCGAGGCAGCGGCCGACGGCGACAGTTTCCGCCGCGCCTGGAACGCCATCGGCCTCATGCTCTGGGACTACCGGCACGGCCGCTACGATGCCGCGCTGGAATGGGGCCGCGTTTGTCTCGACGCCCCCGACGACAACGCCCCGCGCGACGCGACGGCGCACGCGATCATGGCCTTGGCGGCGCAGCATGCCGGTGATGCGGCGGCGGCGCGCAACCACCTCGAAGCCGCCCGCGAAATCACCGCCCTCAAACACCGGGCCCCGAGTGACCGCGGCACGCCCGTGCAGGGTTTCTGGTTCGACTGGAGCTTCGCCCGCATCCTCATCCGCGAAGCCAGCGGTTTGATCGAAGGGTAG
- a CDS encoding sigma-70 family RNA polymerase sigma factor, with protein sequence MSDVTQMLVAVGKGEAGAAEDLLPIVYEELRKHARVRIAREPAGQTLQPTALVHEAWLRLVEAGDHQWMNRAHFFGAAAEAMRRILIESARRKARLKRGGNFERVEFDEAQLAAASPDEKILLIDEALEKLREQDPEKALIVVLKFFVGLTNQEVAASTGVTERTVERHWAYAKVWLYQTIRENQG encoded by the coding sequence ATGAGTGACGTGACCCAGATGTTGGTCGCCGTCGGCAAGGGCGAGGCGGGCGCAGCCGAGGACCTGTTGCCGATCGTCTACGAGGAGCTGCGCAAACACGCCCGCGTGCGCATCGCCCGCGAGCCGGCCGGACAGACCCTGCAACCGACCGCGCTGGTGCACGAGGCGTGGTTGCGGCTGGTCGAGGCTGGCGATCACCAGTGGATGAATCGCGCCCACTTTTTCGGCGCAGCGGCCGAGGCCATGCGTCGCATCCTCATCGAAAGCGCGCGGCGCAAAGCCCGCCTCAAACGCGGCGGCAACTTCGAGCGGGTCGAGTTCGACGAGGCCCAACTCGCCGCCGCCAGCCCGGACGAAAAGATCCTGCTCATCGACGAGGCGCTGGAAAAGTTGCGCGAACAGGATCCCGAAAAGGCGCTCATCGTGGTGCTGAAGTTTTTTGTTGGCCTCACGAACCAGGAGGTCGCCGCCAGCACCGGCGTAACCGAACGCACCGTCGAGCGCCACTGGGCCTACGCCAAGGTCTGGCTCTACCAAACCATTCGCGAAAACCAGGGCTGA
- a CDS encoding FG-GAP repeat domain-containing protein, translating into MLYWYKAVPDAEAPGGATFVPELIHNRSGVGSQIEAVDFNGDGHVDLLTSNNRGTFIFWNRGEP; encoded by the coding sequence GTGTTGTATTGGTATAAGGCCGTGCCGGATGCGGAGGCCCCGGGTGGAGCGACCTTCGTGCCCGAGCTCATTCATAACCGCTCCGGGGTGGGCTCGCAGATCGAGGCGGTCGACTTCAACGGCGATGGCCACGTCGATCTGCTCACCTCCAACAACCGCGGCACCTTCATCTTCTGGAATCGCGGGGAGCCGTGA
- a CDS encoding HEAT repeat domain-containing protein has product MIWKSRFQRAVDRWEQARPSDKFGSFRKWHDHRISRAGEAKAVCRALSRATLRNPPASNLGERDVHSLVGFVQAVDGEVAMAVFEEQALPQLRRLLVEGAAQPAQREDDVLFIAKVLALFKQREDAERVARLAASGYGADHFLWSVLLSVFGSGHEHAEVVVDTLRDPLPEGFLGVAFLDQANQLAIAGKLARHPYDCPDGLRRLRAWLSDSQPEHHSYAHSATAALPFLMSAERDTLFELAAEHVDPRVRMEAAWASARSGDDSGIIWLADWAKDPLHSNTAVHYLEELGRADAIPPEATSSAFRAVAEMAEWLADPQEYGRPPDAIELMDQRRLFWPPTRDERDVALVRYTYNPTGDETEPDVGIGMVGSVTFALFGEATPNLSATELYGLHCAWELEGNDDKRAPAERTPAAGLAILRGYNPAL; this is encoded by the coding sequence GTGATTTGGAAATCTCGTTTCCAACGTGCGGTGGATCGCTGGGAGCAGGCGCGACCATCGGACAAGTTTGGTAGTTTTCGAAAGTGGCACGACCATCGGATCTCTCGTGCTGGCGAAGCAAAGGCGGTGTGCCGAGCGCTGTCGCGGGCGACGTTGCGCAACCCGCCCGCGTCGAATTTGGGTGAGCGCGACGTGCATTCGCTCGTGGGGTTCGTGCAGGCGGTCGACGGCGAGGTCGCTATGGCGGTCTTTGAGGAACAAGCGCTGCCACAGCTCCGCCGCCTGCTGGTGGAGGGCGCGGCCCAGCCAGCGCAGCGAGAAGATGACGTTCTCTTCATCGCCAAAGTCCTTGCGCTGTTTAAACAGCGCGAAGATGCAGAGCGGGTGGCTCGCTTGGCGGCCAGCGGTTATGGCGCCGATCACTTCCTGTGGTCGGTGCTACTCTCTGTTTTCGGTTCCGGCCATGAACACGCTGAAGTGGTGGTCGACACCCTGCGCGATCCGTTGCCCGAAGGCTTCCTCGGCGTGGCCTTTCTCGACCAAGCCAACCAGTTGGCGATCGCAGGCAAGTTGGCGCGACATCCCTACGACTGTCCCGACGGATTGCGGCGACTACGGGCGTGGTTGAGCGACTCCCAGCCGGAACACCACAGCTACGCTCATAGCGCCACCGCGGCGTTGCCGTTCCTGATGTCGGCCGAGCGTGATACCTTGTTTGAGCTCGCGGCCGAGCATGTTGATCCCAGGGTGCGGATGGAAGCCGCCTGGGCATCGGCTCGAAGTGGCGATGATTCCGGCATCATTTGGTTGGCGGATTGGGCGAAAGATCCACTGCACAGCAATACGGCGGTGCACTATTTGGAGGAACTCGGCCGGGCCGACGCCATCCCGCCCGAGGCAACCAGTTCGGCCTTTCGAGCTGTCGCAGAGATGGCCGAGTGGCTGGCCGATCCTCAGGAATATGGTCGGCCGCCGGATGCCATTGAGCTGATGGACCAGCGCCGCCTGTTCTGGCCGCCGACTCGCGATGAACGCGACGTCGCGCTGGTGCGCTACACCTACAACCCGACCGGCGACGAAACCGAACCCGACGTCGGCATCGGCATGGTCGGCTCCGTGACGTTTGCGTTGTTTGGTGAGGCCACCCCGAACCTGAGCGCGACGGAACTCTACGGCCTCCATTGCGCGTGGGAGCTCGAAGGCAACGACGACAAACGGGCTCCGGCCGAGCGAACCCCGGCCGCCGGACTCGCGATCCTGCGGGGATACAACCCCGCCCTGTAG
- a CDS encoding FG-GAP-like repeat-containing protein: protein MKPLALVALLAGVASLLGAPALAADDPAPAAPLSDFGLTFQPDYTWGGTSLEGWRSLGDGDWTVEGGEIVGRATSEAGGWLMAEQGLQDVGLHAKFKATGGAVTAVLLRMEEMDTGGWRGVLLELQDGEEGVQAFSVKLDAAGRETSREPLRYAGGIMYRQAPPPDVTRGRFNYQRPPPPEDLPVKLPDTSYRAEAWNQIETFLETNVIRSFLNNGREIGGAVDGDHALTGYGPVAFFVGGATGGEVRFKDVMLQDVGIRRAPVEQTSPRFRVQRLSEFYYSWGSAAGDFNRDGHLDVVAGPYIYYGPEFTSYREITVAVAKGPSQEFTAFNHQFVHDVNGDGWPDVISGWTNPAVYLNPQGQSRRWESYNPIPRTQSETTLFTDLDGDGAPELVYASGGQFRYAKPDASAAWTEVNISEVGYAMSHGIGTGDINGDGRTDLLGATGWWEQPETLDPTQTWPYHPVAFGRYGQRAPAIGGAVMAVYDANGDGLNDVVTSLNAHGFGFAWYSHSRDADGAITFTRHMINDDYSRPATSGVTFSQAHAATWADIDNDGVMDYVIGKRAFTHLDNLYDPDAYGPPVLYWYKAVADADAPGGATFVPELIHNRSGVGSQIEAVDFNNDGHVDLLTSNNRGTFIFWNRGEP, encoded by the coding sequence ATGAAGCCCCTCGCCCTTGTTGCCCTCCTGGCGGGCGTCGCGTCCTTGCTCGGCGCGCCTGCTCTCGCCGCCGATGATCCTGCGCCCGCCGCTCCGCTGTCCGACTTCGGTCTGACCTTTCAACCCGACTACACGTGGGGCGGCACCTCGCTCGAAGGCTGGCGGTCGCTGGGCGATGGCGACTGGACGGTGGAGGGCGGCGAGATCGTCGGCCGTGCCACGAGCGAAGCGGGCGGTTGGCTGATGGCGGAGCAGGGGCTGCAGGATGTCGGTCTGCACGCGAAATTTAAAGCCACCGGCGGCGCCGTGACCGCCGTGCTGCTACGTATGGAAGAGATGGATACGGGCGGCTGGCGCGGCGTGTTGCTGGAGCTGCAGGATGGCGAGGAAGGTGTGCAGGCCTTCAGCGTCAAACTCGATGCGGCGGGTCGCGAGACCAGCCGCGAGCCGCTGCGTTACGCGGGCGGCATCATGTATCGACAGGCGCCGCCGCCCGATGTCACGCGCGGGCGCTTCAACTACCAACGCCCGCCGCCCCCGGAGGATCTGCCGGTGAAGCTGCCGGACACGAGCTACCGCGCCGAGGCGTGGAATCAGATTGAGACCTTTTTGGAGACCAACGTCATCCGCAGCTTCCTCAACAACGGCCGCGAGATCGGCGGCGCGGTCGACGGCGATCATGCGCTCACTGGCTACGGTCCGGTGGCGTTCTTCGTGGGCGGTGCGACCGGCGGCGAGGTGCGGTTCAAAGACGTGATGCTGCAGGATGTCGGCATACGTCGCGCGCCGGTGGAGCAGACCTCGCCGCGCTTCCGCGTGCAGCGGCTGAGCGAGTTTTATTACTCTTGGGGTTCGGCCGCCGGTGACTTCAACCGCGATGGTCACCTCGACGTCGTGGCGGGTCCTTACATTTACTACGGGCCGGAGTTTACGAGCTATCGCGAGATCACGGTCGCGGTGGCGAAGGGGCCCTCGCAGGAGTTCACCGCATTCAACCATCAGTTTGTGCACGACGTGAATGGCGATGGTTGGCCCGACGTGATCAGCGGCTGGACGAACCCCGCGGTGTATCTCAATCCGCAGGGGCAGTCGCGGCGATGGGAGAGCTACAATCCCATCCCGCGCACGCAGAGTGAAACCACGCTCTTCACCGACCTCGATGGCGACGGCGCGCCCGAGTTGGTTTACGCGTCGGGCGGCCAGTTCCGTTACGCCAAACCCGACGCGTCGGCGGCGTGGACGGAGGTGAACATCTCGGAGGTCGGCTACGCCATGTCGCACGGCATCGGCACCGGCGACATCAACGGCGACGGCCGCACCGATCTGCTCGGCGCGACGGGGTGGTGGGAGCAACCGGAGACCCTCGACCCGACCCAAACCTGGCCCTACCACCCGGTGGCGTTCGGTCGATACGGTCAGCGCGCGCCGGCGATCGGCGGCGCGGTCATGGCCGTTTACGACGCCAATGGCGACGGGCTCAACGACGTGGTTACCAGCCTGAACGCCCACGGTTTCGGTTTCGCGTGGTATTCACACTCTCGTGACGCCGACGGCGCCATCACCTTCACCCGGCACATGATCAACGACGACTACAGCCGACCGGCGACGAGTGGCGTGACCTTTTCGCAGGCGCACGCCGCGACCTGGGCCGACATCGATAACGACGGGGTGATGGATTACGTGATCGGCAAACGCGCCTTCACCCACCTCGACAACCTCTACGATCCCGACGCCTACGGCCCGCCGGTGCTGTATTGGTATAAGGCCGTGGCGGATGCTGACGCCCCGGGTGGCGCGACCTTCGTGCCCGAGCTCATTCACAACCGCTCGGGCGTGGGTTCGCAGATCGAGGCGGTCGATTTCAACAACGACGGCCACGTCGATCTGCTCACCTCCAACAACCGCGGCACCTTCATCTTCTGGAACCGCGGGGAGCCGTGA
- a CDS encoding PAS domain-containing hybrid sensor histidine kinase/response regulator, which translates to MSHATAPHIEVDTFFDLSLEMMVIANEAGYFERVNATFVEAVGHLAEELLQKPILEFVHPADRAATEQQATKLFEGESMIDFENRYACADGSWKWLSWRARIDPVSRRIFAFARDVTAAKEAQLAAEKDRRSIIEMNANLQRRVRESTRDLEESEARFATLVDGVRDYALIMLDADGRVVSWNEGATRTKRFQAHEILGRHVGCLYMPEDAAAEKPARHLAEAAQTGRVEDEGWRMRGDGTRYRANVVITALREPDGQLQGFAKITRDITREYETNEELSRQQSLLRSLMDNLAEGVIACDAQDRITFFNKTAREWHPNPPGDITADEWSRAYHLYEADAVTPLPPERAPLRRAARGERVRDQELAVVAPGRAPRYVLAGGDPLLDENGEQMGAVVVLHDITERREAERQALRTQRMESIGMLAGGIAHDLNNALAPVLMSIEMLRMEFPEAGQWLDMLETSSRRGAAMVKQLLTFAKGTSGNEAAVNLRQLIKEIQGLGRSTFPKNIEIEVDCEESVPAVLGDPTQLHQVLLNLCVNARDAMPRGGVLTLRGEPVSFGRETVPSGTELVPGDYVHLAVSDTGEGIPPEIIDRILEPFFTTKAADKGTGLGLATVLGIVRSHQGAMRIESEVGRGTTMHLYFPTQRHFAAVEIDRPAEALGVEGRGRQVLLVEDEQSIREIGRNILSNLGFQVHTATDGAEALQLLQSVGQEIDLVITDKDMPALDGFALIREASPLVPDARWVLLSGHLVAEDQPAIDELGVVVLEKPFTQGDLVKVLREVLPVVD; encoded by the coding sequence TTGTCCCACGCCACGGCTCCACACATCGAAGTGGATACGTTCTTCGACCTGTCGCTGGAGATGATGGTGATTGCGAATGAGGCCGGCTATTTTGAGCGGGTGAACGCGACCTTTGTGGAGGCGGTGGGGCACCTCGCGGAGGAGTTGTTGCAAAAGCCTATCCTCGAGTTTGTGCATCCGGCGGACCGCGCGGCCACCGAGCAGCAGGCGACGAAGCTGTTCGAGGGGGAATCGATGATCGATTTTGAAAACCGTTACGCCTGTGCGGACGGGTCCTGGAAGTGGCTGTCGTGGCGTGCGCGGATCGATCCAGTTTCGCGGCGGATCTTCGCTTTCGCCCGCGACGTGACCGCGGCGAAGGAGGCGCAACTGGCAGCGGAGAAAGACCGGCGTTCGATCATCGAAATGAACGCCAACCTGCAGCGGCGGGTGCGGGAGAGCACGCGGGACCTGGAGGAGAGCGAGGCGCGCTTTGCGACTTTGGTGGATGGCGTGCGCGACTACGCGTTGATCATGCTCGATGCCGATGGGCGGGTCGTGAGTTGGAACGAAGGCGCGACGCGCACGAAACGTTTTCAGGCCCACGAGATTCTGGGGCGCCACGTGGGTTGCCTTTACATGCCGGAGGACGCGGCGGCGGAAAAGCCGGCGCGCCACCTCGCCGAAGCGGCCCAAACCGGCCGCGTCGAGGACGAGGGTTGGCGCATGCGCGGCGACGGCACCCGCTATCGCGCCAATGTGGTGATCACCGCGCTGCGCGAGCCGGACGGGCAGTTGCAGGGCTTTGCGAAGATCACGCGCGACATCACCCGCGAGTATGAGACCAACGAAGAACTGAGTCGGCAGCAGAGCCTGTTACGCTCCTTGATGGACAACCTCGCCGAGGGGGTCATCGCCTGCGATGCGCAGGACCGGATTACCTTCTTTAACAAGACGGCGCGGGAGTGGCATCCGAACCCGCCGGGCGACATCACGGCCGACGAGTGGTCGCGCGCTTACCATCTCTACGAAGCGGACGCGGTGACGCCGCTGCCGCCCGAACGGGCACCCTTGCGTCGGGCCGCGCGAGGCGAACGGGTGCGTGATCAGGAACTGGCGGTGGTCGCCCCCGGCCGCGCCCCCCGCTATGTGCTGGCGGGCGGTGATCCCCTGCTCGACGAAAACGGTGAGCAGATGGGCGCGGTGGTGGTGTTGCACGACATCACGGAACGCAGGGAGGCCGAGCGCCAAGCCTTGCGCACGCAGCGGATGGAGAGCATCGGCATGCTCGCCGGCGGTATCGCCCACGACTTGAACAACGCGCTGGCGCCGGTGCTCATGTCGATCGAGATGCTGCGCATGGAGTTTCCCGAGGCCGGACAATGGCTCGATATGTTGGAAACCAGTTCGCGCCGCGGAGCCGCCATGGTGAAGCAGTTGCTTACCTTTGCGAAGGGCACGAGCGGCAACGAAGCCGCCGTCAACCTGCGGCAGTTGATCAAGGAAATCCAAGGCCTCGGTCGCAGCACCTTCCCCAAGAACATTGAGATAGAAGTTGATTGTGAGGAATCGGTCCCGGCCGTGCTGGGCGATCCGACGCAGCTCCATCAGGTGTTGCTTAACCTCTGTGTGAACGCGCGTGACGCCATGCCGCGAGGCGGCGTGCTGACGCTGCGTGGTGAGCCCGTGAGTTTCGGCCGCGAAACGGTGCCGTCGGGCACCGAGCTCGTGCCGGGCGACTACGTGCACCTGGCGGTGAGCGACACCGGCGAAGGCATTCCGCCCGAGATCATCGATCGCATCCTCGAACCGTTCTTCACCACCAAGGCCGCCGACAAAGGCACCGGTCTCGGCCTAGCGACCGTGCTGGGTATCGTGCGGAGCCACCAAGGGGCGATGCGGATCGAATCGGAGGTGGGTCGCGGCACGACCATGCACCTCTATTTTCCGACCCAACGACATTTTGCCGCCGTTGAAATCGACCGCCCGGCGGAAGCGCTCGGCGTGGAGGGACGAGGCCGGCAGGTGCTGCTGGTCGAGGACGAGCAATCGATCCGTGAGATCGGTCGCAACATCCTGTCGAATCTGGGTTTTCAAGTGCACACGGCGACCGATGGCGCGGAGGCGTTGCAACTGTTGCAGTCGGTCGGCCAGGAGATCGATCTCGTGATCACCGACAAAGACATGCCGGCGCTCGATGGCTTCGCGCTCATCCGCGAGGCGTCCCCGCTCGTGCCGGACGCAAGGTGGGTGTTGCTCAGTGGTCACCTCGTGGCGGAGGACCAGCCGGCCATCGACGAGCTCGGGGTGGTCGTGTTGGAAAAGCCCTTCACGCAAGGCGACCTGGTGAAGGTCCTGCGTGAGGTGTTGCCGGTGGTCGACTGA
- a CDS encoding DUF1643 domain-containing protein, protein MDNACVFSPDRVHRYSLIHRFDPLFGGDRFMLWIGLNPSTADERQLDPTLTRIAGFCRREGMDGFHMGNLFGLRTPYPKEMMAAPDPVGPGNDAALLEAARTCEKVVAAWGTIGAYQDRAAAVVKLLAGFDLWCVGTTKEGHPRHPLYVKATQPLVRWEPNVGL, encoded by the coding sequence TTGGACAACGCCTGCGTCTTCTCCCCCGATCGCGTTCACCGCTACTCGCTGATCCACCGCTTCGACCCGCTCTTCGGCGGCGACCGCTTCATGCTCTGGATCGGCCTCAACCCCAGCACTGCCGACGAGCGCCAACTCGACCCCACCCTCACCCGCATCGCCGGCTTCTGCCGCCGCGAAGGCATGGACGGGTTTCACATGGGCAACCTCTTCGGCCTGCGCACACCCTACCCCAAGGAGATGATGGCCGCGCCCGACCCGGTCGGCCCGGGCAACGACGCGGCCCTGCTCGAGGCCGCACGCACTTGCGAAAAAGTCGTCGCGGCCTGGGGCACCATCGGCGCCTACCAGGATCGCGCCGCTGCCGTGGTTAAGTTGTTGGCCGGCTTCGACCTCTGGTGCGTTGGCACCACCAAGGAGGGCCACCCCCGCCACCCCCTCTACGTCAAAGCCACCCAGCCCCTCGTCCGCTGGGAACCGAACGTCGGTTTATAG